The DNA sequence AGTTGTTACCCTGTCTCCCCAGGCAACACAACCTATATACCAAGTTAAGAAATTAACTCCGCTAGAAGCAAATCCAGaattccaaaaacatttttaagtagcaAAGAATTTACTAGTAGAGTTTGATAGAAAAATCCTTTAATCAAAACAAGTTTACAATGTTGACACTTATGGCTTAACTAGAATAAATCTGTTCAAATTTAAGTTGTATTAAGGACCAGATATAGTGTAATATCAATAGTTCCCTCAAAACAGTGGGTCCTGGTTCCATTGTAAGACCTCTCAAAAAGCAAAACTCCAATTGTTGAAATAATTCACACTTTTCATCTATAGATGAAAGCCATTACCTGAGAGGTCAAAAACATATAATGCATGTCACATGCAAACACTGGTATTAGTATTAAGCCTTTTCCCCATATTCATAGTTTTGAAACATGAGAAGTGTCTTAGCTACTGAAAACCACCAACTGAcctaatattcaaaatatcttaGAAATTCTATCTGCTAAATTACCCTTAAGTTTTGTTAACGTTGGCTTACCCTGACTTAAGtccatatatatgaatatacagaCCATCGAAATACTCCTTTACTTTGTCTTACTGCCTCAGAGCAACATGTATTTCTAACTCCTTACAATTCTGTCACATGCAGGATCTCTAAATAATAATCCCCTTCTGATATAGCCTTGTTTTCAAATAGGTTAGTTTTCTTATATAGTATTTACTATTTACTGCGTAAgaatcatggattttttttccaattaaaaaaatacttagtgaCTTCCTTAAATgagtgtgactttttaaaaattcggAAACTTGAGacagttctcaaaaataaacttttatcatttacttttaGTTTCAGCTACTAGTGCCTGTAAAGGATCTTAGATGGTAGAACCCTAAAGCCAGATTCATTCCTATATATACCTATTCTGCTTTCTGCAGGGAAGTCACGTGACTTCACTGAATTCCCAGCCATAAAACCTAAATTACCTTCGAAAGTTGACATGAGTTTTGTACCTCGTAGAATTGTCAGTTCAACGTCAGTTGGGTATCTAGTTGTCATACAAAAAGGCATACAGACCACAAATTGTTACAAAGCAGCAGGATAATAATGTAGCACAATGTAGACTGTGagattaaaattaacttttgatAAAAGAAGTGAGTACTTGTATAGAAGTAACATTTTATCTACCATAAAAATGCATAACTTCTacaaaacccacaaacagtgaaaagacaactctGGTAAATCCAATATTTGTAAAAACTATGCACAAAACCCACAGTATTTGGGAAAGAGGAAAGGTTTATACAAGtagcagttttaaaaatgtaacttttttctACTATCAATTACACGTTAACATACACACACTAATTGAAATTATGCTACAACCAATGTCTGGAAAAGCAGTTTAACATTTCCTAAATGAGTTTTCCCTCACACTTAGTGAATAATGTAGCTGTTAATACTGCACAAGTACAATTAGCAATaatgtttaattacttttaaacaaatataaaggGATTTTTCTCCCTCCAAACAAGTTTTCAACATCAAAACCTAtgcttataaaaatttaaaattttcagcattctaaatatttcaaatgaaaaccaTTACAAACTTCTCAAATGTTCTTTATATTCCAGGTATGTCAACCTAATTATCTAGTGTAGAATCCTTCAGAGAtatttcagtctctctctcttcattggATGGcctaaagaaaggaaagaaaggtgtgTCAACTGGGATTAGGGGCTCTTTTCCttcagggggagggggaaaaacacattAAATCCGTGCATTATGTTTTTAAGGCCAccaaaagattaaagaaataataatcttGACTTCCTTTTGTTCAAAATTTTATTTGACCATGTTGTGTCTTCTTCCTCAAGTAATACTGGGATCAAACACAGAATAACTCAGGGAAGCATCATGGCCCAGGCCCTTTCCATCATTTCCAGCTTTAAAGTGAATTCtctttgaaaaacatgaaaaggttAGATCTGTGATACCGACACATTATAAACCTTAATAAAGAGAAGGGGTGACAGACACAGATGACAAGATTTCCCTGCCTTTCAGAATTAGAAGGGATGCCTGATTCCAAGCCCTTCAAATGTGTAGCAGAACAAAGCCAAGACTTGGAGAACCCCAGTTCAGGTAACTAGTTATTTAGAGTGGGTGCAGCAGAGAACAGCCTGTGATTTTAGTCTAATTTTTGTATTATTCTGTCACAATTCAAGAAAGTATAAATGTAAGTCACTATTAGAGCTGCATcagtgaaagaaatccaaagaataCTTATTTAAACCGGAATCCTACCATCTAGCTCTAATCCTTTGAATACAGGCAAATTAactgtaaattgtatttttttggttttgcctttttgATTTCCGTCTTGCTTCCTGAATTCAGGAACTGAGTGATCAAAATAGAATTCTTCTACAAATAACCTTGGAACAGCAATGTGACTTAAGAATTAAAAATCTACGTGATGACCCATTAAAACCTGTCCTCACTTTTTCTTACTGCTGGCCTCATGCTTGTCTTTGCTTTCTTCACTGCTGTCTCCATTGTGCTGTGCTTGGTTACTGTCTGGAGCGTCGGATCCTCCATTCAGAGTCTTTGAACCTTTAGAAGGGTTCCAAAGGAAAAACCGTTAGAGCTTCTAATGCTTTTAAGATATCCTCTAaagagtcaaaataaaaaataaaacctggccCTGAGGTCTCTAGTACTTAATGTACCTCATCTGAAACTACGCTGTAATCTTTTGGGTATAACTGAGGCACAGTAAGAAGCAGGGTTACTCTATATACCTATCCGTACAAGAacggggattttttttttcttttttaagttctttattttgagagagagccagagcaaaagcacaagcaggagaggggcagagagagaatcccaagctggctctgcaccgtcagcacagagcctgacacgaggttcagtctcaggaatggtgagatcgtgacctgaactaaaatcaagagttggatgcttaactgactgagccacgcaagcaccCCAGAAAGAGCATTTTTCATCTGATTAttctatttcttataaaaatgtgaatcaggggcacctgggtggctcagtcggttgagcgtccgacttcagctcaggtcacgatctcgcggtacgcgagttcgagccctgcgtcgggctctgggctgatggctcagagcctggagcctgcttccgattctgtgtttccctctctctctgcccctcccccgttcatgctgtgtctctctctctgtctcaaaaataaataaacgttaaaaaaaaaaaattaaaaaaaaaatgtgaatcacagtaaaaattttgtatttctcattagtattttattaaaacaattttttttagtgtttatttttgaaggagacagacagtacgtgggctgggaggggcagagagagagggagacacagaatccaaaacaggctccaggctctgagctgtcagcacagagcccgacggggggctcgaacccacgaaccgtgagatcctgacctgagggaAGTCcatcgcccaaccgactgtgccaaccaggcgcccctctcattggTATTTTAGAACAAAAAGTGTCAAATGTACTATTTACTAATTGACACGATTTTATGTCCTATTACTAATTAAATGATGAGGGCACTTTCTAACAAATCTCTAAGGAGACCTGAATCATCATTCcctaataaatgagtaaaaacaaTCCAACTCCTTTTGAATATGTTTTCTACATTAAGCAGCTCCTAAGACGTTTAACAACATGGAATTGGGGCAAATGATAATAATACTGTGGTTCTAGGAGTCTGTCACAGAGGTACCCTAAAATATCTGTGGTGGAAATTGCGTATCTGGAATTGGCTCCCAAATTATCTTCAGGGAGGTCACAGAGAAGCCTGATGAGAGTAAAACAGAGCAATAATCGCAGAAGCTAGGTGATGGGGACCTGGAACTTCCTTTCTTGTCTACTGTGGGGTCAGAAATTTTTCCTAATTGAAGTGAAAAGAGAATAGTAACTGCTCATAGTATTATTACTAAACACTAGTATTTACTACTACATTAAGCTTGATGAAAATGatttaaactgaatgaaaaagaaaaacccaagtgTTTAACCTTAGCTTCTctttttctaagtgctttatgaGCCCTCTTCATCATTTAATGCAGAGAAGATATTAATGAAATTACATatcaaagtcatttttaaaaagcagtcccAGCAGCAAACAACTTATTATCACATACCTGTTTGTTCCTTGTCTAGCTTTTTGTTTGGCCCTTTCTTCCCTTgatctttggttttatttgcttccTCATGCTGTCTTTGTTCGGCAAGAGATTTATTCAGCACTTGTGTGATCACAGAATCTCCTTCACCAACCAAAAACATATTCTTAAACTTGTTATACAACATTGTGGACTTTTCCATGATAATCTGACTAACTTTGAATCGCCGTatctgagaaaacaaaatgtacactcacgattgttttcttcactgatttttaaaaccttatttctTAACCAAGTGGTaatgagaaaattttttaaatctgcacGATTCACGATCACTCACTTTTTTCAGCGTGGTGATCATCTCTGTGTGTTTCTGAGCTTGTTGCATCGTGACCTGAAGTGACGCAAGTTCATCCAAGGCCTCGATACATCTGTTCACGTCCTTCATGACAAAACAGTAACGTCATAACTGTTAATTACCACAGCCTGGATAATCTATTCctaaagaatactttaaaaatctcaaacaagGCAATACAAAATAACCGTAACGGTCCCACTTCTTAAATTATCCATACTTATAACATCACGAGAGAACATGAAGCTATAAAGGCAGTACTATATTTTTAAGTGAGGTATGAAACACTTACAAGATTATcaattttgagtgaatttttaatttcagcatgTATCCTCTGAAGTCGAGAATCCATTGATGTTTCTATAAATTGAAATGTGAAACACAGTGAATAGTTTTTCCAAAACCCGTATTTCTGTATAAATCTACTAAGCAAAGCACAGTGACAAGAcctggtgaatttttaaaaacgttcTTAGTAATCTGCCCAGATCACTAAGAAGTTATTTGGCACATTTTAGTGTTTAGGAAAGCAGCGTtcatcatttaaagaaaaaaaaaaaatcaccttctaGCTGCATAGGTGTCTAAAATAAGCTGTCTGCATCCAGTAATTAACCCCTTTATGCCAATCCTTAGACAGCTGTTTCACCTTACACATTTAACCAAATAGAGAAACTATCTGAAACAATGAGATCTgtcaaaaatgggaaaacatctAACTTTTGGCAATGTTACAAAAACATGATCATCAAATAATGAGCAATAAAACCGCAAGCATGACTCCTTATTAGCAAGTTCACCTGATTATACTTAAAATACAAGGACTATAGAATCCGTTAGGGATCTGAAAAAGCACAATTATAGGGGATTTGAGAACTCTTACGAAATGACTTAAAAACCtacacatgaaaaattaaatatataacttcctttctatgtataatttttatacatcTTAGGAAGGGAAATAACTAACCTCGCTTCTTCTCCACTTTCTTAActtctggcttctttccttcaTCTTTATTCTGCCTATCAAATGTTaacacaaatatttcaaaacGTTGGAACTTTGTGACTGATTACCAAATGCCCACAATCCCTTatgtaaaagctaaaaaaaattttaaggtagaaAATAGCCTAGATCACAAGGAATTGACTTGGAATGCATACAACTTTAGAATGCCACAGCATTAActataaacaaaaaacacatgtaaaaacGAACATGCTAAAATCTAGCGTTTCAGTGGCATCACAAATAATTTTGATGCTAGTCATTGTGAAACTTTTTTCCAATAGTAAATAGTGTGTTGCTTAAAGACCCAATTTCAGGGTCAGTGGACAAACATACCATAGTGGGAAAAGAATGCTTATAAACATTTCATGAAttctacataattatttttaaaagtagtatgTCAAAACAGACTAACTTTTCCCACATCTCCAAGAGGGCAGACAGTTGAAGGAGTTGTTAAGTTTCAAGGTTAAACAGACTGTTCAAAGACAATAGTATTAAAACGGGGGTTTGGCCAATACATCAAACTTAAATGACACTCACTGACATTTACATACcattatacaaaagaaaaagtaccATTTTACTGTGAATAACCCTTTAAAACAACTCCTAATTTCTAGTGTCTTGGCTTTGAGTTCGGGCCCTATTGTAAACCAATTGAAATAGACAAGAACAAAACAATATCTAAaaatcaggtttttttaaaaaagactttattttaaaattttggttacagtttcatttttgttttcttaacaagTCTACTGTTTAATCTctcaggattaaaaaaacaattattaagaTTCTAAAGAATTAAACAACAAAGGAATGTCAAGGGAAGGGCACAACTGCCCCCATTCTCTGGGGTATAAGAGCTATTCCAGTTTAACACCTAgcttcaaaacaaaatgaatttttatattttctaaatgaaataatgtacaaCCACCATCTTCTAACTTTCAAACACAAAGCTTCACCTtaagcttggaaaaaaaaaaaacaaaacaaaacaaaaaaaaaaacttaacaggaATGATGGCCGACCTTAGTATGTAGTGTGTaccttacaggtttttttttgtttgttttttttttttaacaatcataACACAGTAATGCCATTAATGAAGTCCTCAATTTAGAATCTGCAACATTCTTCCAtcaaggggggggaggggggaattcAGTCCAATGAGTCTGTCTCGAGATCTTCATCTCTTGTTTGCTCCACTTGTATTCTCTTTTCAGTAACTGGATTAATGCTTTGAGCCCAAAatgagatatattttttattactgtagATTACATGTTGTTTGGCTGGGAATACAAtacaataaactttattttgcaTAATGCATTTCACACAAGCTGCATCTGAAATGCTTTACAGAGCAAAACTGTCCAAGTACAAAGTTTTGTAAtaacaggagaaggaaagaaaacacaaatattagaATTTGAGAAAGTTACATTCGGAGGACATtcaaaaagaaactgaaacacaTAAAGATAACTTTGAGATACTGAAGAAGGGCCGGGCTAGATTTACTAATAAGCAACCACTAATTTTCTATCTTAGTTTGGGGAGCACAATAAAGTCAAAAGTAACAAACAGTCCAACAACTCTTCAGTGAAAGGATAGAAAAGGATAGGCAATAAAAAGTAACTTTAACATATTTACAGAAATGGTCAAGTCTAACAGACTAGAGGGAGTAACATTTCTGAGCTTTAGATCTTTGATGTCACTCCACTCAAGCAGCTGAAACTGCTTATGTATTATCCTCCAAACAACTAAGAAAGCAGATAGTCAAACGCTATACTTGTGAAGAGACTTTGGCTCACAACTCTATCTTATAAAGAGAAAGTACAAATTAATTAAAGAATTCATTACTTATCGTTAAATGTGTCTTAGTGACCTAcagcatgtttttaaaatcacttccaTTAACAAGAAACCAAGTTTAGTCAGAATAATGCAAGACGCTTCGCaacaaaatgcttttcaaagaaaACTCAGAAGTGACAGTCTAAAGATAACTAGGAAAACAAATGTAATAAGCACATGGAGTGTAATCATCACCAGTGCTATTTTCCTCCTAATAAAATTATGTTATGGAATAAAATTAAAGGGGAAAGAAATTCCCCACGGTAAGTGCGTATTGTCTCCAAGTATCAAAACTTAAGTCAGCTTGGAGCTTTTGTATCGCACACATCCAACTCAAACCCTGTCAGCCTCTAGATTTACTTTTACTGGCTTCTCGGGTTTCCAACTGTGCTCCTCTTATTGTTGCTGTTCTTTTGGGAAGAGGTCTGCTGGTGGTATGACAAGgatgtttccttcttcctccaccaACATATTATCACCACTTTCTGTATTTAATACTAAACAAGTAAACAGTAGAGGATGAGGACATTTTCAGCAAAGCCACTAACAGTTAAATCCTATCTGCACTTtcagttgaaattaaaaatattcacaagtgATTACCTCTGAATTTCCTCCTCTTACTCAGCAAAGAATGAAGCCTGAAACATGATTATCATCATATATTGAAGACTGTTTTCTAACACAGGGGAGAAGTCACTTCTCTTAAAGGCTTCATCAAGGTCTGAAAAATGAGATTCTATCGTTTAAAAATTTCATGCTagcttaaaaaatcaaaatttagaataaaaaaatacttactgCTCCGTTTCCATCTGTTCCTCTTGCTTGCGTTTTCTATCTGCTGCTTCTTTCTCATGTTGGCCTTTCAACATATTCCTTCTATGAGCAGTCTGAAAGTTTCTTCCaccttttctcttctgttttgagGATTAGGATGAATTTAGTTAACTACCAAGTCAGTGACTATGATTACAatcttgggaggaaaaaaaagcaactggTTTTCTTAAGGGACAAATACTTaaatgactgatttttaaaaatctcagaattATACATGTTGCTGTCTAAACTGAACTTTCCCATGCTGATTCGGGGAATTAAAATCTATTTCCTGCACTGCTGTAATATACTAAGCGATGGCCTTTGGCTCAAAGTATGTCAGGCTGTTGGCCTCCACACTATGGTTCTGATTTCAGTACTGTTTACTGACAGGTACATTGCTTGGCTTCTCAAGTATttggaaatcaggaaaaaaaaagaaaaagaaaaaaaagattcacacaAACCAGGTCTGTAGATCTCCAAGGCTACATACAGTACTTATTCCTAAACAACTGTGGCGTTCAAATACCACTGATAAAACGTACACTAAATAGGCCTGAAGAGTAGTTCAGAATTTCACtgtaggaaataataaaaatccccGTATAAATGCATCGCTTTTAGGTCTTCTCTCGTCGCAGCTCATCTAGCttaatttctacttttctacCTTTTCTAGATAGGTGGGTTACTGGAGTAAACATTTGATTTCCGTATCATAATTGTGAAGGGTGAGATAAACTTAGAATTATAATAAAGTTTCAAGTATGGTTTTTAACACAGCTAATTCAAGTTTACTCAGAAAGGCAGGGAAattcagttttacttttaatcACATTCATACTTTCACAGATACTGAAAGCTTACGAGAGAAAAAGAACTACACAGGAAACCAAAAATAGAATAAGTATTTTACTTGATAgtaccttttcactttcttgatcaTCCCCTTCCTCTTCAGAATCAGAGGTTGATGTAACCCCTGTTTTAgctgaattttttcttttggactcaacttctttcttcccctcttttttgTCTGGCTCTTTTCTTGGCTTATCTTCTTCTTTCTGGCCCTCTTCATCCTTTTTAAGCTGCTTTTtaggttgtttttcttcttgcccctttttcttacttttgtcttcttcagttaccctatttttgaaaatacagcaatggaaaatgaattttta is a window from the Felis catus isolate Fca126 chromosome D4, F.catus_Fca126_mat1.0, whole genome shotgun sequence genome containing:
- the PSIP1 gene encoding PC4 and SFRS1-interacting protein isoform X1, which translates into the protein MTRDFKPGDLIFAKMKGYPHWPARVDEVPDGAVKPPTNKLPIFFFGTHETAFLGPKDIFPYSENKEKYGKPNKRKGFNEGLWEIDNNPKVKFSSQQASTKQSNASSDVEVEEKETSVSKEDTDHEEKASNEDVTKAIDITTPKAARRGRKRKAEKQVETEEAGVVTTAAASVNLKVSPKRGRPAATEVKIPKPRGRPKMVKQPCPSESDMVTEEDKSKKKGQEEKQPKKQLKKDEEGQKEEDKPRKEPDKKEGKKEVESKRKNSAKTGVTSTSDSEEEGDDQESEKKRKGGRNFQTAHRRNMLKGQHEKEAADRKRKQEEQMETEQQNKDEGKKPEVKKVEKKRETSMDSRLQRIHAEIKNSLKIDNLDVNRCIEALDELASLQVTMQQAQKHTEMITTLKKIRRFKVSQIIMEKSTMLYNKFKNMFLVGEGDSVITQVLNKSLAEQRQHEEANKTKDQGKKGPNKKLDKEQTGSKTLNGGSDAPDSNQAQHNGDSSEESKDKHEASSKKKPSNEERETEISLKDSTLDN